A genomic stretch from Longibacter salinarum includes:
- the atpD gene encoding F0F1 ATP synthase subunit beta gives MEVGSAQMKGKIVEIVGPVVDAEFKADEVPDILDALVVERDGKEDLILEVQQHLGEHRVRAIAMDSTDGLQRGQEILASGQPIAVPIGEEIRGRLFNVVGQAIDGLPAPDVDEYRPIHQKAPEFEDLAAEQEILETGIKVIDLIQPVPKGGKVGLFGGAGVGKTVLIQELINNIAKAHEGLSVFSGVGERTREGNDLLREMLESGVMTYGEEFAEAMEEGGWDLDKVDMEAIKTSNISLVFGQMNEPPGARARVGLTGLTIAEYFRDLGGRDVLFFLDNIFRFVQAGSEVSALMGRMPSAVGYQPTLASEMGDLQERITSTKNGSVTSFQAVYVPADDLTDPAPATTFAHLDATTVLSRQLSTQGIYPAIDPLDSTSQMLNERTLGKEHYRTAQDVKEILQRYKELQDIIAILGMDELSDEDKQAVNRARRVQRFLSQPFFVAEQFTGLEGKFVNIEETVRGFRMILDGELDHLPERAFLLKGTIDEVIETGEEMLAEE, from the coding sequence ATGGAAGTTGGATCAGCACAAATGAAAGGTAAGATCGTCGAGATCGTTGGACCGGTCGTCGACGCCGAGTTCAAAGCGGACGAGGTCCCCGACATTCTCGACGCTCTCGTCGTCGAACGTGACGGCAAGGAAGACCTCATCCTTGAGGTACAACAGCACCTCGGCGAGCACCGTGTTCGCGCCATCGCGATGGACTCTACCGACGGCCTGCAACGCGGCCAGGAAATCCTCGCCTCTGGCCAGCCGATCGCCGTACCGATCGGTGAAGAGATTCGCGGTCGCCTGTTCAACGTGGTCGGCCAGGCCATTGATGGTCTCCCGGCACCGGATGTGGACGAGTACCGCCCGATTCACCAGAAGGCGCCGGAGTTTGAGGATCTTGCTGCCGAGCAGGAAATCCTCGAGACCGGAATTAAGGTGATCGACCTGATCCAGCCCGTTCCGAAAGGCGGTAAGGTCGGCCTCTTCGGTGGTGCCGGTGTGGGTAAAACGGTGCTCATTCAGGAGCTGATCAACAACATTGCGAAGGCGCACGAAGGCCTGTCGGTGTTCTCCGGCGTGGGTGAGCGTACACGTGAAGGGAATGACCTCCTTCGCGAAATGCTCGAATCCGGCGTGATGACCTACGGCGAGGAATTCGCCGAAGCGATGGAGGAAGGCGGATGGGACCTCGACAAGGTCGACATGGAGGCCATCAAGACCTCCAACATTTCGCTCGTGTTCGGCCAGATGAACGAGCCCCCGGGAGCGCGTGCCCGCGTGGGTCTGACTGGCCTCACGATCGCCGAATACTTCCGCGACCTCGGCGGCCGTGACGTGCTGTTCTTCCTCGACAACATCTTCCGCTTCGTCCAGGCCGGCTCCGAGGTATCCGCCCTGATGGGTCGTATGCCGAGTGCTGTGGGATACCAGCCGACGCTCGCCTCCGAAATGGGCGACCTGCAGGAGCGCATTACATCGACCAAGAACGGATCGGTCACGTCCTTCCAGGCCGTGTACGTCCCGGCGGATGACCTTACCGACCCGGCCCCGGCCACGACCTTTGCTCACCTCGACGCTACCACGGTGCTCTCCCGTCAGCTGTCGACGCAGGGTATTTACCCGGCCATCGACCCGCTCGACTCGACGAGCCAGATGCTCAACGAGCGGACGCTCGGGAAAGAGCACTATCGCACCGCCCAGGACGTGAAGGAGATCCTCCAGCGCTACAAAGAGCTGCAGGATATCATCGCGATCCTCGGTATGGACGAGCTCTCGGACGAAGATAAGCAGGCCGTGAACCGCGCCCGCCGCGTCCAGCGCTTCCTCTCGCAGCCGTTCTTCGTCGCTGAGCAGTTCACCGGCCTCGAAGGGAAGTTCGTGAACATCGAAGAGACCGTTCGCGGCTTCCGCATGATCCTCGACGGCGAACTCGACCACCTTCCGGAGCGGGCCTTCCTCCTGAAAGGCACCATCGACGAAGTGATCGAAACCGGCGAAGAAATGCTGGCCGAAGAGTAA
- the atpC gene encoding ATP synthase F1 subunit epsilon produces the protein MPDDLYVDIVTPDDRVFRGQASGVRAPGVEGSFEVLRDHAPMIAAFGVGTLSVQTKDAHRFADVHDDRVVFATSGGFLEVIDNKVTVLAETVEPASEIDVERAQSAEERAARRLKEGGLEGSEREEAEAALERARNRVRVSMGQVGK, from the coding sequence ATGCCTGACGATCTTTACGTAGACATCGTGACGCCCGATGACCGGGTCTTTCGGGGCCAGGCGAGTGGTGTCCGCGCTCCCGGCGTCGAAGGCTCCTTTGAGGTGCTCCGCGACCACGCCCCGATGATCGCGGCATTCGGTGTCGGAACGCTCTCGGTGCAAACGAAGGACGCTCACCGGTTCGCCGATGTGCACGACGACCGCGTGGTCTTTGCGACCAGTGGCGGCTTCCTCGAAGTCATCGACAACAAGGTGACGGTGCTCGCGGAAACGGTTGAGCCTGCATCTGAAATCGACGTCGAGCGCGCGCAATCCGCTGAGGAACGCGCTGCCCGACGCCTGAAAGAAGGTGGTCTGGAAGGCTCCGAGCGCGAAGAAGCCGAGGCCGCCCTGGAGCGCGCCCGCAACCGCGTACGAGTATCCATGGGTCAGGTCGGTAAGTAA
- a CDS encoding carbonic anhydrase, whose amino-acid sequence MKTDTEWGYVGEEGPTHWADLSNEFCACGGDRQSPIDLPVHAAAEETLALSIDYTKADGTLSYSSYGVKMQLKGGTLTLDGTTYELVQFHFHTPSEHQIGGRSFPGEMHLVHVSESGHLVVIGIFLENGKTNSTLAPIWSTFPEVETAPPIPFDPSDLLPPSRTGYVYEGSLTTPPCTEDVTWLVLSEPLYLSDVQIEKLAAVHAEINVHNSRPVQPVNDRHVRFVSLHPAPRLA is encoded by the coding sequence ATGAAAACAGACACCGAATGGGGATACGTTGGCGAGGAAGGTCCCACCCACTGGGCCGACCTGTCGAATGAGTTCTGCGCATGCGGAGGAGATCGGCAGTCTCCGATCGATCTACCCGTTCATGCGGCGGCGGAAGAGACCCTCGCCCTCTCCATCGACTACACCAAAGCTGATGGTACACTGAGTTATTCGAGTTACGGCGTCAAGATGCAGCTGAAGGGGGGCACGCTCACGCTGGACGGGACGACGTACGAACTTGTCCAATTCCACTTCCACACGCCCAGCGAGCATCAAATCGGGGGGCGCAGCTTCCCCGGCGAGATGCACCTCGTCCACGTGAGCGAAAGCGGTCATCTAGTTGTTATCGGCATTTTTCTCGAGAATGGGAAGACCAACTCCACCCTTGCTCCCATCTGGTCAACCTTTCCCGAGGTCGAGACGGCCCCGCCCATACCGTTCGATCCCTCGGACCTGCTGCCACCCAGCCGGACGGGCTATGTATACGAAGGCTCGCTGACCACGCCACCCTGCACCGAGGACGTGACGTGGCTGGTGCTAAGTGAGCCGCTATATCTCTCCGACGTTCAGATCGAGAAACTGGCGGCCGTCCACGCGGAGATCAACGTGCACAACAGTCGGCCCGTCCAGCCGGTCAATGATCGACACGTACGGTTCGTGTCGCTACATCCAGCGCCCCGACTTGCGTAA
- a CDS encoding carbonic anhydrase family protein gives MRRILFLFSLLLVIQTGVAVAQEKPDVSDRDLTQALTKEMQAALTPMDVIQLLKDGNQRFINDEALERNFLEQVAQTAEGQYPMAAVLGCIDSRVPHEIIFDKGVGDIFSARVAGNFINTDILGSLEFAAAVAGSKVIVVLGHSECGAVKGACDQVELGNLTSTLANIAPAIYSVTDVEGERNSSNKAFVDAVAHENVDITVQNIVDRSPVIRDLVEKGELIVVGAMHNVTSGEVTFFEDNMLTADTL, from the coding sequence ATGAGGCGAATTCTGTTTCTCTTTTCCCTCCTCCTCGTTATCCAGACCGGCGTCGCCGTTGCTCAGGAAAAACCCGACGTGTCCGATCGGGATCTGACGCAGGCGCTCACGAAGGAAATGCAGGCGGCACTAACCCCGATGGATGTCATCCAGCTACTGAAGGATGGCAACCAGCGGTTTATAAATGACGAAGCCCTTGAGCGCAACTTCCTGGAGCAGGTTGCGCAAACGGCCGAGGGCCAATACCCGATGGCCGCTGTTCTCGGCTGCATCGATAGCCGCGTCCCCCACGAGATCATCTTCGACAAAGGCGTCGGCGACATCTTCTCCGCTCGCGTCGCAGGAAACTTTATCAATACGGACATCCTCGGTAGCCTTGAGTTTGCGGCCGCCGTTGCTGGCTCCAAAGTGATCGTCGTCCTCGGCCACTCCGAGTGCGGAGCCGTCAAAGGGGCCTGTGATCAGGTGGAACTCGGCAACCTGACGAGTACGCTCGCCAACATCGCCCCCGCGATCTACTCCGTCACCGATGTCGAGGGAGAACGCAATTCGTCGAATAAGGCGTTCGTCGATGCGGTCGCTCACGAGAACGTGGACATCACCGTGCAAAACATTGTGGATCGCAGCCCGGTAATCCGTGACCTCGTGGAGAAAGGCGAACTGATCGTTGTCGGCGCTATGCACAACGTCACGTCGGGCGAGGTCACGTTCTTCGAGGACAACATGCTCACGGCAGATACGCTCTAA
- a CDS encoding peptidylprolyl isomerase, translating into MAVLLRSTIFSCLLLTLVIPPSTLAQSRPSDHLRDEYDLQKVVNAQVKRDGEAVISFLDSDDPAIQARAAFALASVQDSTAIAPLVDLLTSDAETQVRANAAFALGQMPGTVPSGPLLKAVANDEPEVRSLALEALGKTGDRAALRQVAELDVDAEQTNALALSIARFGLREVHDSLAVDRLITLLTESDSASVRRDAAYYFGRIQTTKPWQHRANDVRRAITEADPSDAAAMHLLLGISRLGEPEDDALIFDWLRMATDWRTRVNAARALTPRTERPAVVAALTQSLNDSIPHVARTAATVLSDATIAPSQSDALIAWVKAHPDRWRVVGPLLQSIARSSDDPVGRPFVRGIVRRYASQRSAVAHAAALPALGFLKPDRIDQALVAAASHEDPRIAAAALTAIADRWERRHAVADRLSPARVSRYFDALASGVFRGDVATINAAAPALTDSAFTTQGASGILVRTLDQLSTPDDLEGITAILRALGDVPTSDAVAAALREQTGHPHPVIRQTAASALENHTGAPVPVDGGTVETPPIDWKAAEELGRHPRLVLETNRGVVVIEMDVEQAPQTVTTLAQLAQAGEYEGVPFHRVVPNFVVQGGDVARGDGWGGPGFTIRSEFTRIPYHRGTAGIASAGKDTEGSQYFITHSMQPHLDGRYTAFGRVIDGMDVVDALLPDDRVISARILPDDEM; encoded by the coding sequence ATGGCTGTTCTGCTCCGTTCCACAATCTTCAGCTGTCTCCTCCTTACCCTCGTCATCCCACCCAGTACACTCGCCCAGTCGCGACCGTCAGATCATCTTCGGGACGAGTACGACCTGCAGAAGGTCGTGAACGCACAGGTGAAGCGCGATGGAGAGGCCGTCATCTCTTTTCTCGACAGCGACGATCCTGCCATCCAGGCGAGGGCAGCTTTCGCGCTCGCCTCCGTTCAGGACTCGACTGCGATAGCCCCCCTCGTTGACCTTCTCACATCTGACGCCGAAACACAGGTCCGCGCTAACGCCGCGTTCGCACTCGGGCAGATGCCCGGCACGGTGCCCAGTGGACCTCTCCTGAAAGCCGTTGCGAATGATGAACCAGAGGTTAGATCTCTGGCCCTTGAGGCCCTTGGAAAAACGGGCGACCGGGCGGCGCTCCGGCAGGTCGCAGAACTCGATGTTGACGCTGAACAAACGAATGCTCTGGCGCTCTCTATTGCCCGCTTTGGACTTCGGGAGGTGCACGATTCCCTCGCGGTCGACCGACTCATCACCCTCCTCACGGAGTCCGACAGCGCCAGCGTCCGCCGGGACGCCGCGTACTACTTTGGTCGCATACAGACGACGAAGCCATGGCAGCACCGAGCCAACGATGTTCGGCGTGCTATCACCGAAGCGGATCCGTCCGACGCTGCCGCCATGCATTTGCTTCTCGGGATCAGTCGCCTCGGGGAGCCGGAAGACGACGCTCTGATCTTCGACTGGCTGCGCATGGCAACGGACTGGCGGACGCGGGTTAATGCGGCGCGGGCCCTCACACCCCGAACAGAACGGCCGGCCGTCGTGGCAGCGCTCACTCAGAGCCTTAACGACAGCATTCCCCACGTGGCACGAACGGCTGCCACGGTCCTGTCTGACGCGACGATAGCGCCTTCGCAGTCCGATGCTCTCATCGCCTGGGTAAAAGCGCATCCAGACCGATGGCGCGTCGTCGGGCCCCTTCTTCAAAGCATCGCCCGGAGCTCGGATGACCCGGTCGGCCGTCCCTTTGTGCGAGGCATCGTCCGCCGGTATGCCTCTCAGCGGAGCGCCGTCGCCCACGCAGCTGCACTCCCCGCGCTCGGCTTCCTCAAACCGGACCGTATCGATCAGGCACTGGTAGCGGCCGCCTCCCACGAAGACCCTCGCATTGCAGCGGCAGCGCTAACGGCCATCGCCGACCGATGGGAACGACGACATGCTGTTGCCGATCGCCTCAGCCCCGCCCGCGTCTCGCGCTACTTCGACGCGCTGGCCAGCGGCGTCTTTCGCGGGGATGTTGCAACGATCAATGCCGCCGCCCCGGCCCTCACGGACTCTGCTTTCACGACGCAGGGCGCCAGTGGCATTCTCGTTCGCACCCTCGACCAGCTCTCCACCCCCGACGACCTCGAGGGAATCACCGCCATTCTTCGCGCTCTCGGCGACGTTCCGACGAGCGACGCTGTCGCCGCAGCTCTACGCGAACAGACTGGTCACCCGCACCCGGTGATTCGGCAAACAGCCGCATCCGCCCTTGAGAACCACACGGGCGCCCCGGTACCCGTCGACGGCGGAACGGTTGAGACACCTCCTATCGATTGGAAAGCGGCTGAAGAACTCGGACGACACCCGCGCCTCGTTCTGGAAACGAACCGGGGAGTTGTCGTGATCGAAATGGATGTCGAACAGGCCCCACAGACCGTTACGACCCTCGCCCAACTCGCGCAAGCAGGCGAATACGAGGGCGTGCCGTTCCACCGCGTTGTCCCCAATTTCGTCGTCCAGGGTGGTGATGTGGCCCGGGGCGATGGCTGGGGCGGACCGGGCTTTACGATCCGGTCGGAGTTTACACGCATTCCCTATCACCGGGGAACGGCCGGGATCGCAAGCGCGGGCAAAGACACTGAAGGCAGCCAGTACTTCATCACACACAGCATGCAACCACATCTCGACGGACGTTACACAGCCTTCGGGCGGGTCATAGACGGAATGGACGTTGTCGATGCCCTGCTTCCGGACGACCGCGTGATTTCGGCACGCATTCTCCCCGATGACGAGATGTGA
- a CDS encoding alanine racemase, whose amino-acid sequence MLIDDLTTPAVLVDAQRLDRNISRMQAKASDNHASLRPHIKTHKSVDIAQLQVDQGAHGLTVATIDEAETFVHAGFSDIRVAYPVIGNDKYERLLNLMDDARISFCVDTPAGVKQASSFFADAGREVEVLMEVDVGHGRCGVPFGKPDEAIQLAKQIVNAPGLQFAGLLTHAGQGYHGPRDGETPEHALRRASLQERDRILDVAALLFDAGVSAIDRDTFEVSIGSTPTITYFENTERDGLTVTEIRPGNYVFHDAIQVGLGACPLDDCALTVLGTIVSKRRDDSGTERAYIDAGKKVVTTDKGARTDGYGIALYNATYMREHPHVDITGLSEEHGWLSIPGAATFGVGDRVRFVPNHACVTVATQHELVVVDDDEVIDRWPVAHKTPQTDA is encoded by the coding sequence ATGCTAATCGACGATCTCACCACGCCCGCCGTTCTCGTAGACGCCCAGCGCCTGGACCGAAATATCTCGCGGATGCAGGCCAAAGCATCAGACAATCATGCCTCGCTCCGTCCGCATATCAAGACACACAAGTCGGTCGACATTGCCCAGCTACAGGTCGACCAGGGCGCACACGGTCTGACGGTGGCGACCATCGACGAAGCGGAAACGTTCGTTCACGCCGGATTTAGCGATATCCGCGTCGCGTATCCAGTTATCGGCAACGACAAGTACGAGCGCCTGCTGAACCTGATGGATGACGCTCGAATCTCGTTCTGCGTCGACACCCCCGCCGGGGTAAAGCAGGCGTCTTCGTTTTTCGCCGATGCCGGACGAGAGGTCGAGGTGCTGATGGAGGTGGATGTAGGCCACGGTCGATGCGGTGTGCCGTTCGGCAAACCCGATGAAGCCATACAGTTGGCCAAACAGATTGTGAACGCACCGGGTCTCCAGTTCGCCGGCCTGCTCACCCACGCAGGGCAGGGCTATCACGGACCGAGAGACGGGGAAACACCCGAGCACGCGCTACGCCGTGCAAGTCTTCAGGAGCGAGACCGCATTCTGGATGTCGCTGCCCTCCTGTTTGACGCCGGCGTGTCCGCCATCGACCGGGACACGTTTGAGGTCAGCATTGGCTCGACGCCCACAATCACCTACTTCGAAAACACGGAGCGCGACGGACTTACGGTCACGGAAATTCGTCCGGGCAACTACGTTTTCCATGACGCCATCCAGGTCGGACTCGGCGCCTGCCCCCTTGACGACTGCGCTCTTACCGTTCTGGGGACGATCGTCAGCAAACGCCGCGACGACTCTGGAACAGAACGTGCGTATATCGATGCGGGCAAAAAGGTTGTCACCACCGACAAGGGGGCACGAACCGATGGCTACGGCATCGCGCTCTACAACGCCACGTACATGCGCGAACACCCGCACGTGGATATCACCGGGTTGAGCGAAGAACACGGCTGGCTCAGTATTCCGGGAGCCGCCACCTTCGGGGTTGGCGACCGGGTGCGCTTCGTGCCAAATCATGCTTGTGTCACCGTTGCGACCCAGCACGAACTCGTCGTTGTGGACGACGACGAAGTCATCGACCGGTGGCCGGTCGCACATAAAACGCCGCAAACGGACGCCTAA
- a CDS encoding CCA tRNA nucleotidyltransferase — MPSLTADSIAQALDQRSYAPILRRIGKVAQSVSIEAYAVGGLVRDVLLDRPTTDLDFVTVGPDTGIELARAVAEDLGGYTAHVYPNFGTAAIRIPAEQWADDETDEPLVLEFVAARKESYRSDSRKPIVEDGTLEDDQYRRDFTINAMAVHLTPDRFGEIIDPFDGRTDLQRETIDTPLDPEETFEDDPLRMIRAARFATQLEFRVSDRVFEALNTKAHRVDILSQERITTELQKIIAADTPSIGFKILEATGILKHIFPELQNLKGVDEVNGQRHKDNFYHTLKVLDNVAERTADRDGEDTIWLRWVAILHDIAKPETKRFDPQNGWTFHGHEERSARKVPNIFRKLRLPTDERMRYVEKLVRLHHRPIALVDDDVTDSAVRRLLFEAGDDVDDLMTFVRSDVTSGNPRRRRRYLQAFDEVEEKMQEVEEKDRLRNFEPPVDGYEIMETLGIDEGVAVGIAKEWIREAILDGEIPNDHDPAFQYLMDIKDEALRRGELFEAMLKRMSGPERRATGAVKEAVFNDELPEDDKAAISYLDTIIEQELGGEE; from the coding sequence GTGCCATCCCTCACCGCCGACTCCATTGCTCAGGCCCTCGACCAACGTTCGTACGCGCCCATCTTGCGGCGCATCGGCAAGGTCGCCCAGAGCGTGTCCATCGAAGCCTACGCCGTCGGCGGACTCGTGCGGGACGTGCTGCTCGATCGACCCACCACGGACCTCGATTTTGTCACTGTCGGCCCCGACACCGGCATCGAACTCGCCCGAGCGGTCGCCGAAGATCTCGGCGGCTACACCGCGCACGTCTACCCCAACTTCGGCACCGCCGCGATCCGTATTCCCGCCGAGCAATGGGCGGATGACGAAACCGACGAGCCACTGGTTCTTGAGTTCGTCGCGGCGCGAAAGGAAAGCTATCGATCCGACTCGCGGAAGCCGATCGTCGAGGACGGCACCCTCGAAGACGACCAGTACCGCCGCGACTTCACGATCAACGCGATGGCGGTCCACCTCACCCCCGATCGTTTTGGCGAAATCATCGATCCCTTCGATGGCCGAACGGACCTGCAGCGGGAAACGATCGACACGCCGCTCGACCCGGAGGAGACGTTCGAGGACGACCCGCTCCGCATGATCCGCGCCGCCCGGTTCGCGACGCAGCTGGAATTCCGAGTATCCGATCGCGTGTTCGAAGCGCTGAATACCAAAGCGCACCGCGTCGATATTCTGAGTCAGGAGCGCATCACGACCGAACTGCAGAAGATCATTGCCGCCGACACCCCGTCGATTGGTTTCAAGATCCTGGAGGCAACGGGCATCCTGAAGCACATCTTCCCCGAGCTTCAGAATTTGAAGGGCGTCGACGAAGTGAATGGACAGCGCCACAAAGACAACTTTTACCATACGCTGAAGGTGTTGGACAACGTCGCCGAGCGCACCGCCGACCGCGACGGCGAAGACACGATCTGGCTCCGCTGGGTGGCGATCCTGCACGACATCGCTAAGCCCGAGACCAAGCGCTTCGACCCGCAAAACGGCTGGACCTTTCACGGCCACGAGGAGCGGAGCGCCCGAAAGGTACCGAACATTTTTCGGAAGTTGCGGCTGCCGACCGACGAACGCATGCGCTATGTCGAGAAGCTGGTCCGCCTCCACCACCGCCCGATCGCCCTGGTCGACGACGACGTCACCGACTCAGCCGTGCGCCGGCTGCTTTTCGAGGCCGGAGATGATGTCGACGACCTCATGACGTTCGTCCGTAGCGACGTCACGAGCGGGAATCCGCGACGCCGTCGACGCTACCTCCAGGCGTTCGACGAGGTCGAGGAGAAAATGCAGGAGGTCGAAGAAAAGGACCGTCTGCGCAACTTCGAACCGCCGGTCGACGGCTACGAAATCATGGAAACGCTCGGCATTGACGAAGGCGTCGCTGTGGGGATTGCTAAGGAATGGATTCGCGAGGCCATTCTCGATGGAGAAATCCCGAACGACCACGATCCGGCGTTTCAGTACCTGATGGATATCAAGGATGAGGCACTCCGGCGGGGCGAACTCTTCGAGGCCATGCTCAAACGGATGAGCGGTCCCGAACGCCGCGCAACCGGCGCCGTCAAGGAGGCGGTGTTCAACGACGAGCTTCCAGAAGACGATAAGGCAGCCATTTCGTATCTCGATACGATTATCGAACAGGAGCTTGGCGGCGAGGAGTAG
- a CDS encoding TetR/AcrR family transcriptional regulator encodes MTDSSDTPSHDSPASSSGDDATQQSPLEVSEYSDTEQKIFDAALEEFARKGKDGARMQSIADAADINKAMLHYYFRGKDQLYADVFRHTMHRFMASFGASLIDAPTFAETLRAFIEGYVSFVRDNQLCVRLIVNENLAGGTLVAENVQRMKTTEGTPPQVMVQRIRTAVDEGEIRPVDPEHTILSIVSTCIFFFAMRPTVEALHDDASDWESFVTSRVDHIYKLIYYGLAPRTDKTATDNSADAD; translated from the coding sequence ATGACCGACTCGTCCGACACACCGTCCCACGATTCCCCGGCCTCTTCGTCCGGCGACGACGCAACGCAGCAGAGTCCGCTCGAAGTGAGCGAATACTCCGACACGGAACAGAAAATCTTCGATGCAGCGCTCGAGGAGTTCGCACGTAAGGGCAAAGACGGCGCTCGCATGCAGTCCATTGCCGACGCCGCAGACATCAACAAGGCGATGCTGCACTACTACTTCCGCGGGAAAGACCAGCTCTACGCGGATGTTTTTCGGCATACGATGCATCGCTTCATGGCGTCGTTCGGCGCCTCTCTTATCGACGCGCCGACGTTCGCGGAGACGCTCCGAGCCTTCATTGAGGGCTACGTTTCCTTCGTTCGCGACAATCAGCTGTGCGTCCGCCTGATTGTAAACGAGAACCTGGCCGGCGGAACGCTGGTCGCGGAGAACGTGCAGCGAATGAAGACGACCGAAGGCACGCCACCGCAGGTCATGGTGCAACGCATCCGAACAGCCGTTGACGAGGGGGAAATTCGGCCGGTTGACCCCGAACACACCATCCTGTCTATCGTCTCGACCTGCATTTTCTTCTTCGCCATGCGCCCGACCGTCGAGGCATTACATGATGATGCGTCCGACTGGGAGTCGTTCGTGACGAGCCGAGTCGACCATATTTACAAGCTGATCTACTACGGCCTCGCCCCACGAACCGACAAAACGGCAACCGACAACTCGGCCGACGCCGACTGA
- a CDS encoding efflux transporter outer membrane subunit produces MHASRRIFADGLLPLAVAALFLTGCSMTPSMPTPEAESELPETYTTDETSELLPAATADTNRAVPTEWWTSLNDPTLDALVDSALVGNLDLRTARARLDELQARFRIARAPLFPSATANATANRQSQPLNTGLGAIFGGGQQGGGQEVQRVSYTTYSATLGLSYELDFWGRIRSQRKAALSQFFASAADLQNTRIAVVSQTISAYTQYVTLQRQEELSANAIALLEDRLATTQDRYNRGIASSFELYSVHQRLEQARADQPPLRAQRYDAQTRLAVLTGRLAGEEQELLSPPSRDSLQLDAVPAGLPSDLIARRPDVMAASARLEAARQQIGVARAEMLPRLSLTAEGGLQSASLDDLLDIDQRFSSLIANLSAPLFQGGALWARVDVTKAQYRQQLAAYEKTLLTAFQEVKSALVADHQQQIAYERVQQQLDAARASFETQRSRYERGIGDYLALLDAEQNLLTVQQRAAAARQQRIAARLTLYRALGGPWTETDPPEDPRFFQ; encoded by the coding sequence ATGCACGCATCTCGCCGCATCTTCGCCGACGGCCTCCTTCCCCTTGCTGTGGCAGCCCTCTTCCTCACGGGCTGCTCCATGACGCCCTCGATGCCCACGCCCGAGGCAGAATCGGAGCTCCCGGAGACGTACACCACGGACGAGACGTCTGAGCTCCTCCCGGCTGCTACGGCGGACACGAATCGCGCCGTGCCGACGGAATGGTGGACGAGCCTCAACGACCCGACGCTCGACGCGCTGGTCGACTCCGCCCTCGTCGGCAACCTTGACCTCCGAACCGCCCGTGCTCGCCTGGACGAGTTGCAGGCCCGCTTCCGCATCGCTCGCGCCCCGCTCTTTCCGAGTGCAACCGCAAATGCAACGGCGAACCGTCAGTCGCAGCCGCTTAACACGGGCCTTGGTGCCATCTTCGGCGGTGGGCAGCAAGGCGGAGGCCAGGAGGTCCAGCGCGTGAGCTACACGACGTACAGCGCAACCCTCGGGCTGAGCTACGAACTCGACTTCTGGGGACGTATCCGAAGCCAGCGGAAAGCCGCCCTGAGCCAGTTCTTCGCGAGCGCCGCGGACCTTCAGAACACGCGCATCGCTGTGGTAAGCCAGACAATTTCGGCGTACACGCAGTACGTCACGCTCCAACGTCAGGAAGAACTCTCAGCCAATGCCATCGCCCTGCTCGAAGATCGATTGGCCACGACGCAGGATCGCTACAACCGCGGCATTGCCTCCTCCTTCGAGCTGTACTCTGTTCACCAGCGCCTCGAACAGGCCCGCGCCGACCAGCCACCGCTTCGCGCTCAACGCTACGACGCACAGACGCGCCTTGCCGTACTCACCGGACGACTCGCCGGCGAAGAGCAAGAGCTACTTTCCCCGCCATCTCGCGACTCCCTGCAGCTTGACGCCGTCCCGGCCGGTCTCCCATCAGACCTGATCGCGCGGCGACCGGACGTGATGGCGGCATCGGCTCGCCTCGAGGCCGCCCGACAGCAAATCGGCGTCGCACGGGCGGAAATGCTCCCACGCCTCTCGCTCACTGCGGAAGGGGGCCTGCAGAGCGCCAGCCTCGACGACCTCCTCGACATCGACCAACGGTTCAGTTCGCTCATCGCCAACCTGTCAGCTCCACTCTTTCAGGGCGGAGCGCTCTGGGCCCGCGTCGACGTCACAAAGGCCCAGTACCGACAGCAACTCGCTGCATACGAAAAGACGCTGTTAACTGCTTTCCAGGAGGTGAAGTCCGCACTCGTAGCCGACCATCAGCAGCAGATCGCATACGAGCGCGTGCAACAACAGCTGGACGCGGCTCGCGCATCGTTCGAAACGCAGCGAAGCCGCTACGAGCGCGGCATCGGCGACTATCTCGCCCTGCTCGATGCCGAGCAAAACCTTCTGACCGTCCAGCAGCGAGCCGCCGCAGCCCGGCAGCAACGCATCGCTGCCCGCCTCACGCTCTATCGTGCCCTCGGCGGCCCATGGACCGAGACCGATCCCCCCGAGGATCCCCGTTTCTTCCAGTAA